In one window of Brassica rapa cultivar Chiifu-401-42 chromosome A07, CAAS_Brap_v3.01, whole genome shotgun sequence DNA:
- the LOC103831762 gene encoding multiple organellar RNA editing factor 7, mitochondrial isoform X1, translated as MASIIRRPLNLTAAVRFRLTPLLPFSGSSCSVNSNPTRCSELIKVPSLVEGCDYKHWLVLMKPPKGYPPRNDIVQSFVKTLSMALGSEEEAKRSIYSVSTKYYYAFGCRVHEPLTYKIRCIVTYPSKILFFFYILVLLENAVKLWLMCLVAALPDVRWVLPDSYVVDGDCGYGGEPFVDGEVVSYDEKYHADWLRDQTDEDAIIVKKKPRRKRNK; from the exons ATGGCGAGCATCATCAGAAGGCCGTTAAACTTAACGGCAGCCGTCCGGTTTCGACTTACTCCGTTACTTCCGTTCTCCGGAAGTTCTTGTTCCGTTAACTCGAACCCGACTCGCTGCTCTGAGTTAATCAAAGTCCCGAGTTTAGTCGAAGGCTGCGACTACAAGCACTGGCTGGTGCTCATGAAGCCTCCCAAAGGATACCCACCTCGAAACGACATCGTCCAAAGCTTTGTCAAAACCCTATCCATGGCTCTTGGGAG CGAAGAAGAAGCTAAGAGATCGATTTACTCTGTTTCCACAAAGTACTATTACGCATTTGGATGCAGGGTTCATGAACCTTTGACTTATAAGATTAGATGTATTGTCACATATCCttcaaaaatcttattttttttttatattttagttttgttggAAAATGCTGTAAAACTGTGGTTAATGTGTTTGGTTGCAGCTCTGCCTGATGTTAGATGGGTTCTGCCAGATTCATATGTAGTGGATGGTGACTGTGGATATGGAG GAGAGCCGTTCGTTGATGGGGAGGTTGTCTCATACGATGAGAAGTACCATGCGGACTGGCTACGAGATCAAACTGATGAGGATGCTATAATAGTTAAAAAGAAGCCTAGGAGGAAAAGAAACAAGTAG
- the LOC103831758 gene encoding inter alpha-trypsin inhibitor, heavy chain 4: MSEEFAVRVEQGLKLSRRIYYGKGIAPPVVPDPQSSPENFLPTAITAYASITDPVAVDNPDVPSYQPYVHARCDPSALVPLQMLGIEMRVDCWLDTAFVTVTGRWRVHCVMPSKRFDCCIAVPTGEKGTLLSAEIDVLSNEKTYKTKLVTEEEACDIDNVHKDKDSRFLKSQIFTFKIPHVSGGSIFSVNVNWSQKLVYKDGKFHLNVPFRFPAYVTPVGKEITKREKIVLNMNSCVNGGEVACSYSSHPLKVIHRESGKLSCEYEAEVPSWSRVDFDVSFNVSSGDLSGHVLVKSPSPWDSDDRGMFCLYLFPGTTKHKQIFRRRVVFVIDISGSMKWKPLEDVKKALLESLAKLEPEDVFNIIAFNDNILEFSTKMEFATDETISAVTEWLDSNLIASGGTNMLLPLIQAVKLLEGSKVGVPLVYLVTDGSVENEREICNAMKECCSGHEKSISPRISTFGIGSFCNHYFLQMLARIGNGYYDGTNNTDSFEHQMSRLFDSASSTIVANTTFDALKLLRSVELFPSQIPDITLGQPLILSGRYKGQFPDEVELRGTLADMSCFTIELTVEKAKDIPLDKVLARRQIDELTAQAWFEDKKELQDKVMRLSIQTGFPSEYTQMVLSLKDNDEEKTIERPVSIKEILRNPSYQIQKQMSRNIERTSLLGKQGFGFGNLAATLKNIPPWMEEPKEPEGAEILIRAASGVVDRVCCMCCLQCLSRVSDQCTIVFSQICAALACFQCLGCCFEVCGCLDL, from the exons ATGTCCGAAGAATTCGCTGTCCGAGTAGAGCAAGGTCTCAAGCTCTCACGACGTATATACTACGGCAAAGGCATCGCTCCTCCCGTAGTCCCGGATCCTCAGTCCTCGCCGGAGAATTTTCTCCCGACGGCGATTACCGCCTACGCTTCAATCACAGATCCGGTGGCCGTGGATAACCCCGACGTCCCTAGCTACCAGCCGTACGTGCACGCACGTTGCGACCCGTCGGCGCTCGTGCCTCTTCAGATGCTCGGGATAGAGATGAGAGTAGATTGCTGGCTCGACACGGCGTTCGTCACCGTCACCGGACGGTGGCGCGTTCACTGCGTTATGCCTAGTAAACGCTTTGACTGCTGCATCGCTGTTCCCACGGGGGAGAAG GGGACACTTTTAAGTGCTGAGATTGATGTTCTGAGCAATGAGAAGACTTACAAGACCAAACTAGTTACAGAGGAAGAAGCTTGCGACATTGATAATGTCCACAAAGACAAAGATTCACGTTTTTTGAAGTCTCAAATCTTTACTTTCAAGATCCCACAT GTTAGTGGAGGATCAATCTTTTCTGTTAATGTGAATTGGTCACAGAAACTGGTCTACAAAGACGGCAAGTTTCATCTCAATGTGCCTTTTAGATTCCCTGCTTATGTGACTCCTGTAGGCAAGGAGATTACTAAGCGAGAAAAGATTGTGTTGAACATGAATTCTTGTGTTAATGGTGGTGAAGTAGCCTGCAGTTATTCAAGCCATCCTTTAAAG GTTATTCACCGTGAATCCGGTAAATTAAGCTGTGAGTATGAAGCTGAAGTACCTTCTTGGTCAAGGGTTGATTTTGATGTTTCATTCAAT GTTTCCTCTGGTGATCTGAGTGGTCATGTTTTGGTTAAGTCTCCATCTCCATGGGATTCAGATGACAGAGGGATGTTCTGTTTGTACCTATTCCCTGGAACCACCAAGCATAAGCAG ATTTTCAGACGAAGGGTTGTGTTTGTGATCGACATAAGTGGAAGCATGAAATGGAAGCCGCTCGAGGATGTAAAGAAAGCCTTGTTAGAGTCTTTGGCTAAGCTAGAACCTGAAGATGTGTTCAACATAATCGCCTTCAATGACAATATTCTAGAATTCTCAACTAAGATGGAGTTTGCAACTGATGAGACTATCTCTGCTGTGACTGAATGGCTCGATAGTAATTTAATTGCAAGTGGTGGAACAAACATGTTACTTCCCCTGATACAG GCAGTGAAGTTGCTTGAAGGAAGCAAGGTTGGAGTGCCTCTTGTATACCTTGTCACTGATGGATCTGTTGAAAACGAGAGAGAGATATGTAATGCCATGAAAGAATGTTGTAGTGGACACGAAAAATCGATATCTCCTAGGATATCTACCTTTGGCATTG GTTCGTTTTGCAACCATTACTTCTTGCAAATGCTAGCACGGATAGGGAATGGTTACTATGATGGTACAAACAATACAG ATTCATTTGAGCATCAAATGAGTAGACTATTCGATTCTGCTTCTTCTACAATCGTAGCCAATACGACTTTTGATGCTCTCAAACTCCTCCGCTCAGTTGAG TTGTTTCCTTCTCAGATTCCAGACATAACGCTTGGTCAACCATTGATCTTGTCTGGAAGGTACAAAGGACAGTTCCCTGATGAAGTTGAACTCAGAGGCACACTGGCTGATATGAGCTGTTTTACTATTGAGTTAACAGTGGAGAAAGCTAAAGACATTCCTCTGGACAAG GTTCTTGCGAGGAGACAAATAGATGAACTCACAGCTCAAGCTTGGTTCGAAGACAAGAAAGAGCTACAAGATAAG GTCATGAGATTGAGTATACAAACAGGGTTTCCTAGCGAATACACGCAGATGGTTTTATCACTCAAGGACAACGACGAAGAGAAGACTATAGAGAGACCAGTTTCAATCAAAGAAATACTTAGGAACCCATCATACCAAATCCAAAAGCAGATGAGTAGAAACATAGAGAGAACAAGTTTGCTTGGGAAACAAGGGTTTGGGTTCGGTAACTTGGCTGCCACGTTAAAGAACATTCCACCGTGGATGGAGGAGCCTAAAGAGCCGGAAGGAGCAGAGATTCTGATAAGAGCGGCGTCAGGAGTGGTGGATCGTGTCTGCTGTATGTGTTGCTTGCAGTGCCTTTCTAGGGTTAGCGATCAGTGCACCATCGTCTTCTCTCAGATATGTGCAGCATTGGCTTGCTTCCAGTGTCTTGGTTGCTGTTTCGAAGTATGTGGATGTCTGGACCTCTAA
- the LOC103831763 gene encoding putative receptor-like protein kinase At1g72540 gives MKAMRFSWKNICLPISCMNDTNLKKTTTNPSKEKLLLLTRQTSVPSRVYLSDFSNSTISLNDFSNSFLTDIHIFTLEELKTITQGFSKHNYLGEGGFGEVYKGFVDDSLKTGLKAQPVAVKALKQDGGQGHREWLAEVIILGQLKHPHLVNLIGYCCEDDHRLLVYEYMERGNLEDHLFQKYGGALPWLTRVKILLGAAKGLDFLHKGKKPVIYRDFKPSNILLSSDYSSKLSDFGLATDGSEAEDSNFTKNVMGTEGYAAPEYISTGNLTTMSDVFSFGVVLLEMLTARKAVEKYRSSQRGRNLVEWARPMLKDPNKLERIIDPSLEGRYSLEGIRKAASLAYQCLSHNPKSRPTMATVVKTLGPILDLKDIQNGPFVYIVPVAGANDITCKDDDAKVTKEETEKEAKVCPRHRAGRRRRRKHRAMKSRAVYSDTTLYKSLGTSLYTQAE, from the exons ATGAAAGCAATGAGATTCTCTTGGAAGAACATATGTCTTCCTATAAGCTGCATGAACGATACAAATCTCAAGAAGACTACAACAAACCCATCTAAGGAAAAACTTCTTCTGCTCACCAGACAAACCTCTGTCCCAAGCAGAGTATACCTGTCTGATTTCAGCAACTCAACCATCTCACTCAACGACTTCTCAAACTCTTTCCTCACAGACATTCACATCTTCACCTTAGAAGAGCTCAAAACGATCACACAAGGCTTCTCAAAGCATAACTACCTCGGTGAAGGAGGATTCGGAGAAGTCTACAAAGGGTTTGTTGATGATAGCCTCAAGACTGGTTTGAAAGCTCAGCCTGTTGCTGTCAAGGCTTTGAAACAAGACGGTGGACAAGGCCATAGAGAGTGGCTG GCTGAAGTTATAATACTTGGTCAGTTGAAGCATCCACATCTTGTGAACTTGATCGGATACTGCTGTGAGGATGATCACAGGCTACTAGTTTATGAATACATGGAACGAGGCAATCTTGAAGACCATCTGTTTCAAA AGTATGGTGGAGCCTTGCCTTGGTTAACAAGAGTAAAGATTCTGCTGGGTGCTGCGAAGGGACTTGACTTCCTTCACAAAGGAAAGAAACCTGTTATTTACAGAGATTTCAAGCCTTCCAACATCCTCTTGAGCTCG GATTACAGCTCTAAGCTTTCAGATTTTGGCTTAGCCACAGATGGATCAGAGGCAGAAGACTCAAACTTCACCAAAAATGTAATGGGCACAGAAGGCTATGCCGCTCCGGAATACATCTCAACAG GCAACTTGACAACCATGAGCGATGTGTTCAGTTTCGGTGTGGTGCTTCTAGAGATGCTAACAGCTAGAAAGGCAGTGGAGAAGTACCGGTCATCACAGAGAGGGAGGAACCTAGTGGAATGGGCAAGACCTATGTTAAAAGATCCCAACAAGCTTGAACGAATCATAGACCCTAGCTTGGAAGGGAGATACTCGCTAGAAGGCATCAGAAAAGCCGCTTCTCTGGCTTACCAGTGCCTGAGCCACAACCCTAAGTCACGACCCACTATGGCCACCGTGGTCAAGACCCTGGGGCCCATTCTAGACCTCAAAGACATCCAAAACGGGCCGTTTGTGTATATTGTCCCAGTAGCAGGTGCAAATGACATCACATGTAAGGATGATGATGCCAAAGTCACAAAGGAGGAAACAGAGAAGGAGGCAAAAGTCTGTCCAAGACACCGAGCAGGTCGGAGGAGGAGACGTAAACACAGGGCAATGAAGTCTAGAGCCGTCTATTCAGACACTACTCTGTACAAGAGTCTAGGAACTAGTTTATACACACAAGCTGAGTAA
- the LOC103831762 gene encoding multiple organellar RNA editing factor 7, mitochondrial isoform X2 — protein MASIIRRPLNLTAAVRFRLTPLLPFSGSSCSVNSNPTRCSELIKVPSLVEGCDYKHWLVLMKPPKGYPPRNDIVQSFVKTLSMALGSEEEAKRSIYSVSTKYYYAFGCRVHEPLTYKIRSLPDVRWVLPDSYVVDGDCGYGGEPFVDGEVVSYDEKYHADWLRDQTDEDAIIVKKKPRRKRNK, from the exons ATGGCGAGCATCATCAGAAGGCCGTTAAACTTAACGGCAGCCGTCCGGTTTCGACTTACTCCGTTACTTCCGTTCTCCGGAAGTTCTTGTTCCGTTAACTCGAACCCGACTCGCTGCTCTGAGTTAATCAAAGTCCCGAGTTTAGTCGAAGGCTGCGACTACAAGCACTGGCTGGTGCTCATGAAGCCTCCCAAAGGATACCCACCTCGAAACGACATCGTCCAAAGCTTTGTCAAAACCCTATCCATGGCTCTTGGGAG CGAAGAAGAAGCTAAGAGATCGATTTACTCTGTTTCCACAAAGTACTATTACGCATTTGGATGCAGGGTTCATGAACCTTTGACTTATAAGATTAGAT CTCTGCCTGATGTTAGATGGGTTCTGCCAGATTCATATGTAGTGGATGGTGACTGTGGATATGGAG GAGAGCCGTTCGTTGATGGGGAGGTTGTCTCATACGATGAGAAGTACCATGCGGACTGGCTACGAGATCAAACTGATGAGGATGCTATAATAGTTAAAAAGAAGCCTAGGAGGAAAAGAAACAAGTAG
- the LOC103831761 gene encoding uncharacterized protein LOC103831761 — translation MTTSLLSDPTMLLSTPEVMIASHQPSPASTTQISYEEPEQVTCDCCGLTEECTQSYIEMIREHYMGKWICGLCSEAVKYEVIRTKRLLTTEEAMARHMNMCYKFKSSSPPPNPTGRLISAMTQILRRSLDSPRMLRSMPSSPSKDKDDYCVSNVLSRSDSC, via the coding sequence ATGACCACAAGTCTCTTAAGCGATCCCACCATGCTACTTTCAACACCAGAGGTCATGATCGCCTCTCACCAGCCGTCTCCAGCGTCAACAACACAAATCTCCTATGAGGAGCCAGAGCAGGTGACGTGTGACTGCTGCGGATTAACCGAGGAGTGCACACAATCTTACATAGAGATGATCAGAGAACATTACATGGGTAAATGGATATGTGGTCTCTGTTCTGAAGCTGTGAAGTACGAGGTTATAAGAACAAAACGTTTGCTAACTACAGAGGAAGCCATGGCAAGACACATGAACATGTGTTATAAGTTCAAATCCTCAAGCCCACCTCCTAATCCGACCGGACGTTTGATCTCTGCTATGACGCAAATCTTGAGAAGAAGCTTGGATTCTCCAAGGATGCTCAGATCAATGCCTAGTAGTCCTTCTAAAGACAAAGATGATTATTGTGTCTCAAATGTTTTGTCTAGGTCCGATAGCTGCTAG